In Harmonia axyridis chromosome X, icHarAxyr1.1, whole genome shotgun sequence, a single window of DNA contains:
- the LOC123685747 gene encoding uncharacterized protein LOC123685747 codes for MNDEELTKLAVAQLIAEGERFKRRHELQYRLDDTTPSRLKPNLRYFKNAIKNCVSSNDRNEKIRKSRAADELKYLDSKAKRMKREEKTEENTDKKEKNTDEKEKRKRSVEKKSKNSFKGDSSTRTHKDTMKNS; via the exons ATGAATGACGAAGAATTGACTAA aCTTGCTGTAGCACAATTGATTGCAGAAGGTGAAAGGTTCAAGAGAAGACATGAATTACAATATCGTTTAGATGATACCACACCTTCTCGTTTGAAACcaaatttgagatatttcaaaaatgcaaTTAAAAATTGTGTGTCGTCAAACgataggaatgaaaaaattagaaagTCTAGAGCTGctgatgaattgaaatatttggatTCTAAAGCCAAGAGAATGAAAAGGGAAGAAAAAACAGAAGAGAACACTGACAAGAAAGAAAAGAACACTGAtgaaaaagaaaagagaaaacgTTCCGTGGAGAAAAAATCTAAGAACTCTTTTAAGGGGGACAGTTCAACCCGTACCCACAAAGATACCATGAAGAATTCTTAA
- the LOC123685672 gene encoding zinc transporter 2-like isoform X1 — protein sequence MQDQDRSSLLSENSPANYGTLQRPSAGSTKTIIYCVHGNPSSGCCKVLQSEVLDLDTNVSVDTISSNAKENFHTTELLMKHCHQNQESGIDKKARNRLLIASVLCLVFMLAEIVGGYLSNSLAIASDAAHLLTDFASFMISLFSLWIASRPSTKKMHFGWYRAEVIGALTSVLMIWVVTAILLYIAFLRLMNNDFDIDTKIMLITSGLGVVVNLIMGLSLHDHGHGHSHSDNHSHKVSADNGKKQNINVRAALIHVIGDFLQSLGVFIAALVIFFKEDWKIVDPICTFLFSVLVVITTFNIIKDVMLVLMEGAPRGIDFKEVISTLMDTPGVKRVHNVRIWALSLDKIAMSAHIAINQGTDPQTILVTTTKNVQDRYNFFEMTLQIEEFQDIMENCCQCKNPV from the exons ATGCAAGATCAAGATCGTTCATCATTACT AAGTGAAAACAGTCCAGCCAATTATGGCACATTACAACGACCCTCAGCTGGCAGCACAAAAACAATTATCTATTGCGTACACGGCAATCCAAGCTCTGGATGCTGTAAAGTATTACAAAGTGAGGTACTGGACCTAGATACTAATGTATCTGTAGATACGATAAGctcaaatgcaaaagaaaactTTCATACAACAGAATTAC TTATGAAACATTGTCATCAAAATCAAGAATCAGGAATAGACAAAAAGGCAAGAAATAGACTTTTAATAGCCAGCGTATTATGTTTAGTATTTATGTTAGCAGAAATAGTAG GTGGATATTTATCGAATAGTTTAGCCATAGCGTCAGATGCCGCCCATCTATTAACAGATTTTGCCAGTTTTATGATATCTTTGTTTTCATTATGGATCGCAAGCAGACCTTCGACAAAAAAAATGCACTTTGGTTGGTACAGAGCGGAGGTGATAGGAGCCCTAACGTCGGTACTCATGATATGGGTTGTAACCGCAATTTTGCTGTATATTGCTTTTCTGAGACTGATGAACAATGATTTCGACATTGATACGAAAATTATGTTGATTACATCAGGTCTTGGAGTGGTAGTTAATCTTAT tatgGGTTTGAGTCTACATGATCACGGACATGGCCACAGTCATTCCGACAATCATAGTCACAAGGTCAGTGCAGACAATGGAAAAAAGCAAAATATAAATGTCCGTGCAGCCCTTATTCATGTCATTGGAGATTTTTTACAAAGTTTAGGAGTATTCATAGCAGCTTTAGTGATATTCTTTAAG GAAGACTGGAAAATAGTGGATCCCATTTGTACTTTCTTATTTTCTGTACTGGTGGTTATTACAACCTTCAATATTATAAAAGATGTTATGCTTGTCCTTATGGAAGGTGCACCCAGAGGAATCGATTTCAAAGAAGTCATAAGTACGTTGATGGATACCCCTGGTGTGAAAAGAGTCCACAATGTCAGAATATGGGCTTTGAGTTTGGATAAGATTGCCATGTCTGCACATATAGCCATAA ATCAAGGCACTGACCCCCAAACAATATTGGTAACGACTACGAAAAATGTTCAGGATAGATATAATTTCTTCGAGATGACATTACAGATTGAAGAATTTCAGGATATCATGGAAAATTGTTGCCAATGTAAAAACCCTGTATAA
- the LOC123685672 gene encoding zinc transporter 2-like isoform X2, protein MSESENSPANYGTLQRPSAGSTKTIIYCVHGNPSSGCCKVLQSEVLDLDTNVSVDTISSNAKENFHTTELLMKHCHQNQESGIDKKARNRLLIASVLCLVFMLAEIVGGYLSNSLAIASDAAHLLTDFASFMISLFSLWIASRPSTKKMHFGWYRAEVIGALTSVLMIWVVTAILLYIAFLRLMNNDFDIDTKIMLITSGLGVVVNLIMGLSLHDHGHGHSHSDNHSHKVSADNGKKQNINVRAALIHVIGDFLQSLGVFIAALVIFFKEDWKIVDPICTFLFSVLVVITTFNIIKDVMLVLMEGAPRGIDFKEVISTLMDTPGVKRVHNVRIWALSLDKIAMSAHIAINQGTDPQTILVTTTKNVQDRYNFFEMTLQIEEFQDIMENCCQCKNPV, encoded by the exons ATGTCCGA AAGTGAAAACAGTCCAGCCAATTATGGCACATTACAACGACCCTCAGCTGGCAGCACAAAAACAATTATCTATTGCGTACACGGCAATCCAAGCTCTGGATGCTGTAAAGTATTACAAAGTGAGGTACTGGACCTAGATACTAATGTATCTGTAGATACGATAAGctcaaatgcaaaagaaaactTTCATACAACAGAATTAC TTATGAAACATTGTCATCAAAATCAAGAATCAGGAATAGACAAAAAGGCAAGAAATAGACTTTTAATAGCCAGCGTATTATGTTTAGTATTTATGTTAGCAGAAATAGTAG GTGGATATTTATCGAATAGTTTAGCCATAGCGTCAGATGCCGCCCATCTATTAACAGATTTTGCCAGTTTTATGATATCTTTGTTTTCATTATGGATCGCAAGCAGACCTTCGACAAAAAAAATGCACTTTGGTTGGTACAGAGCGGAGGTGATAGGAGCCCTAACGTCGGTACTCATGATATGGGTTGTAACCGCAATTTTGCTGTATATTGCTTTTCTGAGACTGATGAACAATGATTTCGACATTGATACGAAAATTATGTTGATTACATCAGGTCTTGGAGTGGTAGTTAATCTTAT tatgGGTTTGAGTCTACATGATCACGGACATGGCCACAGTCATTCCGACAATCATAGTCACAAGGTCAGTGCAGACAATGGAAAAAAGCAAAATATAAATGTCCGTGCAGCCCTTATTCATGTCATTGGAGATTTTTTACAAAGTTTAGGAGTATTCATAGCAGCTTTAGTGATATTCTTTAAG GAAGACTGGAAAATAGTGGATCCCATTTGTACTTTCTTATTTTCTGTACTGGTGGTTATTACAACCTTCAATATTATAAAAGATGTTATGCTTGTCCTTATGGAAGGTGCACCCAGAGGAATCGATTTCAAAGAAGTCATAAGTACGTTGATGGATACCCCTGGTGTGAAAAGAGTCCACAATGTCAGAATATGGGCTTTGAGTTTGGATAAGATTGCCATGTCTGCACATATAGCCATAA ATCAAGGCACTGACCCCCAAACAATATTGGTAACGACTACGAAAAATGTTCAGGATAGATATAATTTCTTCGAGATGACATTACAGATTGAAGAATTTCAGGATATCATGGAAAATTGTTGCCAATGTAAAAACCCTGTATAA
- the LOC123685673 gene encoding congested-like trachea protein, with amino-acid sequence MNSALEYFICGGFGGICTVVVGHPLDTIKVRLQTMPIPKAGEQALYKGTFDCFSKTIRNEGFKGLYKGMGAPLVGVAPIFAISFMGYGVGKKIFGPSSDSNENFTYTQYFTAGAFSGIFTTLIMAPGERIKCLLQIQQGSKTPKLYDGPVDVVKKLYKQGGLKSIYRGSAATLLRDVPASGMYFLTYEAIKDYATDYGKHEPSILGTVCAGGSAGIANWLIGMPPDVLKSRLQTAPEGTYPNGIRDVFKVLIKTEGVGALYKGLTPVLLRAFPANAACFVGFEMCRRFLHYLFPKDSQPLSTGVDTTK; translated from the exons ATGAATAGTGCATTGGAATATTTTATATGTGGGGGATTTGGAGGAATATGTACAGTAGTGGTAGGACACCCTTTAGATACCATAAAG GTTCGATTGCAAACTATGCCAATACCTAAAGCTGGAGAACAAGCATTGTATAAAGGCACCTTTGATTGTTTTAGCAAGACTATTCGAAATGAGGGGTTCAAAGGTTTATATAAGGGGATGGGAGCTCCTTTGGTTGGTGTAGCACCAATTTTTGCTATTTCATTCATGGGCTATGGAgtaggaaaaaaaatatttggtcCATCAAGTGattcgaatgaaaatttcacttaTACACAATATTTCACTGCTGGGGCTTTCTCAGGTATATTCACCACTTTGATTATGGCACCTGGGGAACGAATCAAATGTCTCCTACAAATTCAACAAGGTTCTAAGACACCTAAACTGTATGATGGACCAGTTGACGTAGTTAAAAAACTATATAAACAAGGGGGTCTGAAAAGTATATATAGGGGGTCTGCTGCCACACTACTCAGAG atgtcCCAGCTAGTGGTATGTACTTCTTGACATACGAAGCGATAAAAGATTATGCTACCGATTATGGTAAACATGAACCAAGTATATTGGGAACAGTTTGTGCAGGAGGTTCAGCTGGAATAGCGAATTGGTTAATTGGAATGCCACCAGACGTATTGAAGAGTAGACTTCAGACAG CCCCTGAAGGCACTTACCCAAATGGTATCCGAGATGTGTTCAAAGTATTAATAAAGACTGAAGGGGTTGGAGCTCTTTATAAAGGACTCACTCCTGTTCTATTAAGAGCCTTTCCTGCAAATGCAGCTTGTTTTGTTGGTTTCGAAATGTGTAGGCGATTTTTACATTATCTTTTTCCCAAAGATAGCCAACCTCTTTCTACAGGAGTGGACACTACCAAGTGA
- the LOC123685671 gene encoding leucine-rich repeat-containing protein 15-like: MWVYVLFGCLFVPQNVVALWGANTGCPSICTCKLEHLTETPIHRFMQTHKNRPKQGEILSVELNDVIPEDSLDSDIFQEKTIVRSATCILQTETVPAQLIKNLPDDIETLTLIQGYESGNKTIKLGDLLQFKQLVSLELLGPQLFQHGNSHLFCEIDKPLPDLKYFSLERILIQNSKKQLQNFVKEVNEEEMTFEYTQKFDSNAHPLTLIQEGTNEEILPYSKYKTRKEYARVPLFFGFKNLNLLRIKSCELNVVHWEMFEGLQNLEYLILEENNLHFIPPFAFYGTPNLKTLSLSHNSLLDIQITDLAGLLELSYLDLSFNNFSQLSELSLPPFPNLKLANFANNPITVIFPNTFEVMNTTDSLIIGSDDMELSLLKNSFLGLEVLKILELKNLHVKLFKRELLSGMPNLKELVLTGNITELEFDSFLEVYQLNKLILSNCQIQNISMDTFVGLEELEYLDLSNNKLEYLPPNVFDELTSLKELYLNDNKLVELPRDVFARIHPKLLRLNKNPWHCSCQMSEWKPMIVNKLKRKTMKHCDRSMDKGIGCVTDNQIYFKYVYDNKIAPKCATPLQYANWSVFQVMRRLLKCPAYKPKLRKNLKIPNTVTTFTNNSTEILKLEPTETYDKSLMEANQTKLNQTENSGDNQIVSHITSAESVTSNSSEEILNNKINIHNNGTHPNTHKRRRVYKMRKYRKFLQKKFMAKSNIIQ; encoded by the exons atgtgGGTATATGTGCTGTTTGGGTGCTTATTTGTTCCCCAAAAT GTAGTAGCTCTCTGGGGAGCAAATACTGGGTGTCCAAGTATATGCACCTGTAAACTGGAGCACCTAACAGAAACCCCAATACATAGGTTCATGCAGACCCATAAGAATAGACCAAAACAGGGTGAAATTTTATCGGTTGAATTAAATGAT GTAATTCCTGAGGATAGCTTAGATTCCGACATATTCCAAGAGAAAACCATCGTGAGATCTGCAACGTGTATTCTTCAAACAGAGACTGTACCAGCTCAACTGATCAAAAATCTTCCCGACGACATAGAAACTCTAACATTGATCCAAGGATATGAAAGTGGAAATAAAACAATCAAACTCGGCGATTTGTTACAATTCAAACAGTTGGTAAGCCTTGAATTACTAGGACCTCAGCTTTTCCAACATGGAAACAGCCACCTCTTCTGTGAGATAGATAAGCCATTGCCTGATTTGAAATACTTCAGTCTAGAAAGAATTCTCATACAGAATTCCAAGAAACAACTGCAAAACTTCGTAAAGGAAGTGAACGAAGAAGAGATGACTTTCGAATACACCCAAAAATTCGATTCTAACGCCCACCCTTTAACACTCATTCAAGAAGGAACCAACGAAGAAATTTTACCTTATTCAAAGTATAAGACTCGAAAGGAATATGCCAGGGTACCCTTATTTTTCGGATTCAAAAATCTCAATTTACTAAGGATAAAATCGTGTGAATTGAATGTAGTTCACTGGGAAATGTTCGAAGGTTTACAAAATTTAGAATATCTGATTTTAGAAGAGAACAATTTACATTTTATACCACCTTTCGCTTTTTACGGTACGCCTAATTTGAAAACACTATCTCTTTCCCACAATAGCTTACTGGATATTCAAATAACCGATTTAGCAGGCCTTTTAGAGTTATCGTATTTAGATTTATCTTTCAATAACTTCTCACAATTATCTGAACTTTCATTACCACCATTTCCAAATTTGAAATTAGCCAACTTTGCCAATAATCCTATAACAGTGATATTTCCAAACACTTTTGAAGTTATGAACACTACTGATTCACTTATAATTGGTAGCGATGATATGGAATTGAGTTTATTGAAGAACTCGTTTTTAGGATTAGAAGTATTAAAAATTTTAGAACTGAAGAATTTACATGTCAAACTGTTCAAAAGAGAATTATTAAGTGGAATGCCAAATTTGAAAGAACTTGTCCTTACTGGAAATATCACTGAACTTGAATTCGATTCATTCTTAGAGGTTTATCAGCTCAATAAGTTGATACTCAGCAATTGTCAAATTCAAAACATATCTATGGATACTTTTGTCGGCCTTGAAGAGCTAGAGTATTTAGATTTATCCAACAACAAGTTGGAGTATTTACCACCTAATGTTTTTGATGAGCTCACATCATTGAAAGAATTATACCTCAATGACAACAAATTGGTAGAATTACCTCGAGACGTATTTGCAAGAATTCATCCAAAACTTTTAAGGCTGAATAAAAATCCCTGGCATTGTTCTTGCCAGATGAGTGAATGGAAACCCATGATTGTTAATAAGTTGAAACGTAAAACTATGAAGCATTGCGATAGATCAATGGATAAAGGAATTGGATGTGTCACAGataatcaaatatatttcaaatatgtatACGACAACAAAATAGCTCCTAAATGTGCAACTCCATTGCAATATGCAAACTGGAGTGTGTTCCAAGTAATGAGGAGGTTGTTGAAATGTCCGGCTTACAAACCGAAACTAAGAAAAAATCTCAAGATACCAAACACTGTTACAACCTTTACAAATAATAGcacagaaatattgaaactaGAGCCCACTGAGACGTATGATAAAAGTTTAATGGAGGCCAATCAAACAAAATTGAATCAAACTGAAAATTCAGGGGATAATCAAATTGTGTCTCACATAACCTCAGCTGAATCTGTAACAAGTAATAGCTCTGAGGAAATActaaacaataaaattaatatacaCAATAATGGAACCCATCCAAATACACATAAAAGAAGAAGAGTTTATAAAATGAGGAAATATCGCAagtttttacagaaaaaatttatggcaaaatcaaatattattcaatga